The proteins below are encoded in one region of Bacteroides uniformis:
- a CDS encoding ParA family protein, with product MSKTRFVAFATQKGGIGKSTITALVANYFHNVKGFNVAVIDCDEPQYNLADLRDEELELIKSSDYFKAQACEHFKKLGKKSFSVTRSNAVNALDDAETVLNETEVKLDFIFFDMPGTIKSEGVMKTLSQMDYIFVPVSADRFVVESAMSFMQLFHDNFLTQGWSVTKKLAFFWTMVDKRERTSLYDVYEGMFKSLDYSVLNTRLPDSKRFRRELSENRKAVFRSTIFPSDPNLLRGSGIKELSDEICEIIKT from the coding sequence ATGAGTAAAACAAGATTTGTTGCATTCGCGACACAGAAAGGTGGAATAGGAAAGTCCACCATCACGGCTCTTGTAGCCAACTACTTTCACAATGTCAAGGGCTTCAATGTGGCGGTCATAGATTGTGACGAGCCACAATACAACCTTGCAGACCTGCGAGACGAGGAACTGGAACTCATCAAAAGCAGCGACTATTTCAAGGCGCAAGCCTGTGAGCATTTCAAAAAACTGGGCAAGAAGTCCTTCAGCGTAACGAGAAGCAATGCTGTCAATGCGCTTGACGACGCAGAGACAGTGTTGAATGAAACAGAGGTTAAACTTGACTTCATCTTCTTTGACATGCCTGGGACTATCAAAAGTGAGGGCGTCATGAAGACCTTGTCTCAGATGGATTACATCTTTGTACCCGTCAGCGCAGACCGCTTTGTTGTAGAAAGCGCAATGAGCTTCATGCAGTTGTTCCACGACAACTTTTTGACACAGGGTTGGTCGGTCACCAAGAAACTTGCTTTCTTTTGGACAATGGTTGACAAACGAGAACGCACGAGTTTGTATGATGTATATGAAGGTATGTTCAAGTCTCTCGACTATTCGGTTCTCAACACACGACTGCCAGACAGCAAACGTTTCAGAAGAGAGCTGTCGGAGAACAGAAAGGCAGTGTTCCGTTCCACCATCTTTCCATCAGACCCAAACCTGTTGCGAGGGAGTGGCATCAAGGAGTTGTCCGACGAGATTTGTGAAATCATAAAGACATGA
- a CDS encoding DUF3408 domain-containing protein, with the protein MVSRKINTDAIDENLLIASIGKSKIGTTTASILDGTSQNPVKDTEEKEEGEKKNPRSQMDKPAAPRKPSKVSSESYDAAFLKRNEIKTRQCVYISREIHKRISRIVSVLAKHELTVGGYIDLILERHLEENQEEINGLLRKEIDDWNV; encoded by the coding sequence ATGGTAAGCAGAAAAATCAACACTGACGCAATAGATGAAAATCTGCTCATTGCCTCTATTGGCAAGAGCAAGATTGGCACGACAACGGCATCCATTCTTGACGGAACTTCCCAAAACCCAGTGAAGGATACCGAAGAGAAAGAAGAGGGTGAAAAGAAAAATCCACGTTCACAGATGGATAAGCCTGCAGCCCCACGCAAGCCATCCAAGGTTTCTTCTGAAAGTTATGATGCTGCATTTCTCAAACGAAACGAGATAAAGACTCGTCAATGCGTTTATATCAGTCGTGAGATACATAAGAGAATTTCGAGGATTGTCAGTGTGCTCGCAAAACATGAGTTAACAGTTGGTGGTTATATCGACCTTATTCTTGAGAGACATCTTGAAGAGAACCAGGAAGAAATCAACGGCTTGCTGAGAAAAGAGATAGATGACTGGAATGTATGA
- a CDS encoding DUF3408 domain-containing protein: MADKTKNCGKGQLTSTDAKELYEAFMRNYEETMEEAGKQIDACLEETFQDRTSSTISDKEECFDEDAAYENYDVGEFEPIDRMEKERTEQYVGKFMANAGFTARYGRHVGISEDIHERVTKFVSIVGKGKISIASYVDNIINEHFNAYAAEIKAAFDEGLKSYRL; this comes from the coding sequence ATGGCAGACAAAACAAAAAACTGTGGTAAAGGACAACTCACTTCGACAGATGCCAAGGAGTTGTATGAGGCTTTCATGAGAAATTATGAAGAGACAATGGAGGAAGCTGGGAAACAGATTGACGCTTGTCTTGAAGAGACATTTCAAGACCGTACATCGTCAACTATTTCCGACAAGGAGGAGTGTTTTGATGAAGATGCAGCATATGAGAATTATGATGTGGGTGAATTTGAGCCAATCGACAGAATGGAGAAAGAGCGTACTGAGCAGTATGTCGGTAAGTTCATGGCAAATGCAGGTTTTACCGCAAGATATGGCAGACATGTTGGCATCAGCGAGGACATTCATGAGCGTGTGACTAAATTTGTCAGTATCGTAGGCAAGGGAAAGATTTCCATTGCAAGTTATGTGGATAACATCATCAACGAACACTTCAATGCCTATGCAGCCGAAATCAAGGCTGCATTCGATGAAGGTCTCAAGTCGTATCGCCTCTGA